The nucleotide sequence GCTGATTGGTGATGCCGATGGCGCGGATGTCCGTGGCCTTGACGCCCTGCTGGGCCAGCGCCTGGCGGCAGACCTTGAGCGTGCTCAGCCAGATCTCCTCGGCGTCGTGCTCGACCCAGCCGTCCTTGGGGAAGTACTGCTTGAACTCCTGCTGCGCGCGCGCCAGGGGCAGGCCCTGGGCACTGAAGACGATGGCACGGGAACTGGTGGTGCCCTGGTCGATGGCAAGCAGGTAGTGGGTCATGCAGGTTTCCTTGTTGTTATGGGGTGGCATTCAAACCGTGCGGGCCTCGCGAGCGGCCCGGCAGTCGATCATGTGCAAGCGCAGCCGGCGTCTACACCGTCAGCCGCGGCCGATATCGGCGAAATGGCCCTGGGTGTGCTGCGCCAGCACCTCGGCGGCCAGTTCCACCTCCAGGCCGCGCCGGCCGGCGCTGACATGGATGGTCGGGTACTGCTGCGCCGAGGCGTCGATGAAGGTACGCAGGCGCTTCTTCTGCCCCAGCGGGCTGATGCCACCGACCAGGTAGCCGGTGGCCCGCTGCGCGGCCTGCGGGTCGGCCATGTCGGCCTTCTTGATTCCCGCCGCCTGGGCCAGGGCCTTGAGGTCGAGGGTGCCGGCCACCGGCACCACGGCGACCAGCAGCTCACCCTTTTCGCTGGCGGCGAGCAGGGTCTTGAACACCCGCTGCGGCTC is from Pseudomonas sp. PDM14 and encodes:
- the ybaK gene encoding Cys-tRNA(Pro) deacylase, whose product is MTPAIDLLKKAKAVHSVHSYAHDPKAPSYGLEAAEKLGIEPQRVFKTLLAASEKGELLVAVVPVAGTLDLKALAQAAGIKKADMADPQAAQRATGYLVGGISPLGQKKRLRTFIDASAQQYPTIHVSAGRRGLEVELAAEVLAQHTQGHFADIGRG